A stretch of the Fusarium musae strain F31 chromosome 2, whole genome shotgun sequence genome encodes the following:
- a CDS encoding hypothetical protein (EggNog:ENOG41~BUSCO:EOG092608WU), which produces MSSESRRSYNPGRRMGSSRDLGRARAASRAQAIVVEHDEARSFALRSAYLHYLLQPKAKRKQYVPAPKQPVRTHTSVGALVQEFTSGSSSSFKLPHNFTSALLERCGGVLRGSERLPGYNDAAVKRSFAEAYTTFSERNFRKTIDKERKLEPLILMFYTSTTKAAQKGAAPDDDSWKLIPDRHLALFVRLIATILRDQGHDRDKTELMSKLSVLEKKLLTNDQNLVGGGSDGAGTTIEVVVPLSYDVKDMPLVQQVVRIFGLSLSEAQAEINENKGVWTEEAALKDLKSYQHRLNSDMPGALRSDDFDLDEAFQEWKKAESPHLSQMMLDILTAKPQLAKTSSSNIDKGFSSRPQSTYSDPAFDASMGFDPAINLASLNIGGDSSIRTVEENIYTFVPPDPRAFFKYILKHAMTFDQINSDPDLDYQPLSKQSMDLLTELCVRWRVPQCSRLITLLEVASRNYLDRELLPEELDAVFDFVKTPLPEVKKPPHISNYSTPLSEIDPSRWTVHDFAVYQHTLNTLHETLLRDLYDRMEQCYDTKPPQIGVVQYILDNHIFSDPCFSPRPEAAEEFSQHLSQRLHDQAQEAYRQYMEKEISADRNDWDFANVVKLGKTVIKLCERINKRYNKNPEIMGVNPFQILVEEVFPRFEEDANAIIESILEMAQETGTELDIQDGFELYRELVAIRRIHNDSLPDRPFAFNVEDLLVDFVWRWVRAAESRVEEYVEQAVKQDQFQVRTENPEDIPRDSERHSVSIMDIFMLFNQTLDTVFNLNWGNDEHHARFMTSLSKAFAAGIGKYCELVDQKFAKEMDRPSAEELAAQTQTTQEKWMRYAKDAWNNKDRVEPFQFYSESFVKLNNIEYAMQELDKLERTMDPDACAALLERIDGPKKKTRRPNKYTFTIKVVEAEDLKACDANGYSDPYVVFGDEYQKRLHKTRIIQRSLNPRWDETFDITVQGPVNMIATIWDYDTFGDHDYVGRTSLKLDPVHFSDYLPREFWLDLDSQGRLLIRVSMEGERDDIQFHFGKAFRHLKRTERDMVRKVTDKLTSQINHTLSLETLRHLLGTGGIGASVTSLWKKRASTVPTATPAQVEAALAPLFAYFDENFAIMKQTLTKATMDAVMARLWKEVLMVIENLLVPPLSEKPSQQRPLTRKELDIVYHWLDLLFQFFNARDDSGEQLGVPAETLKSPKWHELASLNFFYFEDTNSLIRESERMAAATTERARLALQQQNSQSNRLSAPAALGASLGGAGSFASMGTIRRGKSIMMSRNLGTMRKAKEAKRREAQADPSDDMILRILRMRPEAAHYLKDRHRQKERQAATAAAALIVKNSVTQGWNSSAGPAFSGNFGRNNLPRR; this is translated from the exons ATGTCGTCAGAGTCCCGACGCTCCTACAATCCAGGCCGTCGGATGGGCAGCAGCAGAGATCTTGGTCGAGCTCGCGCAGCTTCCAGGGCCCAAGCAATTGTCGTCGAACATGATGAAGCCCGCAGCTTCGCTCTCCGATCCGCTTATCTACACTACCTCCTTCAGCCCAAGGCCAAACGAAAGCAATATGTTCCAGCTCCAAAGCAACCCGTCCGAACTCACACCAGCGTCGGCGCACTCGTCCAAGAATTTACCTCcggctcttcttcaagcttcaagcTACCTCACAACTTTACAAGTGCTCTACTCGAACGTTGCGGCGGCGTGCTGAGGGGTAGCGAACGCCTCCCAGGTTATAATGATGCTGCTGTTAAGCGAAGCTTTGCAGAAGCTTACACTACATTCTCTGAAAGGAACTTCCGCAAAACCATCGACAAGGAGAGGAAGCTTGAGCCGCTCATACTCATGTTTTACACGTCTACCACCAAGGCCGCTCAGAAAGGTGCCGCTCCTGATGACGATTCCTGGAAGCTTATTCCTGACCGACATCTTGCTCTCTTTGTTCGCCTGATTGCCACTATTCTTCGGGACCAGGGCCACGATCGCGATAAGACTGAACTCATGTCCAAGCTGAGTGttctcgagaagaagctcctgACAAATGATCAAAACTTGGTTGGCGGTGGATCTGACGGCGCTGGAACGACGATCGAGGTCGTCGTACCTTTGAGTTATGATGTCAAGGACATGCCCTTGGTTCAGCAGGTGGTCAGGATCTTCGGACTGAGTCTTTCGGAGGCACAAGCCGAGATCAACGAGAACAAAGGAGTGTGGACAGAAGAGGCTGCACTGAAGGATCTCAAGTCGTACCAGCACAGGCTAAATTCAGACATGCCCGGTGCCCTGAGGAgtgatgactttgatcttgatgaggcCTTTCAGGAGTGGAAGAAAGCCGAGTCTCCTCATCTGTCCCAGATGATGCTTGATATTTTGACTGCCAAACCTCAGCTTGCCAAGACATCGAGCAGCAACATCGACAAAGGCTTCTCCAGTAGGCCCCAATCTACATACAGCGATCCAGCGTTTGATGCTTCAATGGGCTTTGATCCAGCTATCAATCTCGCTTCTCTGAACATTGGTGGTGATTCTAGTATCCGAACAGTCGAGGAGAATATTTACACCTTTGTCCCTCCAGACCCCAGAGCCTTCTTCAAGTACATTCTTAAACATGCTATGACCTTTGACCAGATCAATAGCGACCCTGACCTTGACTACCAACCCTTATCAAAACAATCCATGGACCTTTTGACTGAATTGTGCGTGAGATGGAGAGTGCCCCAATGCTCCAGGCTCATCACTCTACTTGAGGTTGCATCACGCAACTACCTTGATCGGGAGTTGCTCCCCGAGGAGCTGGATGCTGTTTTCGATTTTGTCAAAACACCACTGCcagaagtcaagaagcctCCTCACATATCAAACTACTCGACTCCCCTATCTGAGATCGACCCTAGCCGCTGGACGGTGCATGACTTTGCCGTCTATCAACACACTCTGAATACCCTTCATGAGACACTGCTCCGTGACCTTTATGATAGGATGGAACAGTGCTATGATACGAAACCACCCCAAATCGGCGTCGTCCAGTACATCTTGGACAATCACATCTTCAGCGACCCATGTTTCTCTCCTAGAcctgaggctgctgaagagTTCTCTCAACACCTCAGCCAGCGTCTCCACGATCAGGCTCAAGAGGCTTATCGCCAGTATATGGAAAAAGAGATATCAGCTGACCGGAATGACTGGGATTTTGCCAATGTGGTCAAGTTAGGCAAAACAGTCATCAAGCTATGTGAGAGGATCAACAAACGCTATAATAAGAATCCCGAGATTATGGGCGTAAATCCATTCCAGATCTTGGTCGAAGAAGTGTTCCCTCGGTTCGAAGAGGACGCAAACGCCATCATTGAGTCCATCCTGGAGATGGCTCAAGAGACTGGCACTGAACTCGACATACAAGATGGCTTCGAACTGTACAGAGAGTTGGTTGCAATCCGCCGCATCCACAACGATTCTCTACCTGATCGGCCATTTGCTTTCAATGTCGAGGACCTTTTGGTCGATTTTGTGTGGCGATGGGTTCGTGCAGCCGAAAGCAGAGTCGAGGAGTACGTTGAGCAAGCAGTCAAGCAGGATCAGTTCCAAGTACGCACTGAGAACCCGGAGGATATCCCACGGGATTCGGAGAGGCACAGTGTTTCTATCATGGACATATTCATGTTGTTCAATCAGACTCTTGATACTGTCTTTAACCTCAACTGGGGCAACGATGAACATCACGCCAGATTCATGACATCCCTCTCGAAGGCATTTGCCGCAGGTATTGGCAAATACTGCGAACTTGTTGATCAAAAATTCGCGAAAGAGATGGACCGTCCTTCAGCTGAGGAGTTGGCGGCACAGACCCAGACTACTCAAGAGAAATGGATGAGATATGCGAAGGATGCCTGGAACAATAAAGATCGGGTCGAGCCTTTCCAATTTTACTCAGAG TCCTTTGTCAAACTGAACAATATCGAATATGCCATGCAGGAGCTTGACAAGTTAGAACGGACTATGGATCCCGATGCTTGCGCTGCACTGCTAGAAAGAATTGACGGACCCAAGAAAAAGACCCGTCGACCTAATAAATACACCTTCACGATCAAAGTTGTTGAGGCGGAGGATCTCAAGGCGTGTGATGCCAACGGCTACAGTGATCCTTACGTGGTATTTGGCGACGAATACCAGAAGAGACTGCACAAAACACGGATCATTCAGAGGAGTCTTAACCCGCGTTGGGACGAGACATTCGACATCACAGTCCAGGGCCCAGTCAACATGATCGCAACCATTTGGGACTATGATACTTTCGGCGACCATGACTATGTTGGACGCACGTCACTCAAACTCGATCCCGTTCATTTCAGCGACTATTTGCCGCGCGAGTTCTGGTTGGACCTAGACTCCCAAGGTCGACTACTTATAAGAGTTAGCATGGAGGGCGAGAGAGACGATATTCAGTTTCATTTCGGAAAGGCCTTTCGCCATTTGAAGCGCACTGAGAGAGATATGGTCCGCAAGGTCACGGATAAG CTCACTTCTCAGATCAATCACACATTGTCTTTAGAGACTCTGAGACATCTGCTCGGTACTGGCGGTATTGGCGCGTCGGTAACAAGTCTCTGGAAAAAGCGAGCTTCAACAGTGCCGACTGCAACTCCAGCGCAAGTTGAAGCGGCTCTTGCACCCCTGTTTGCATACTTTGACGAGAACTTTGCTATCATGAAACAGACATTGACAAAGGCCACCATGGATGCTGTCATGGCACGACTCTGGAAGGAGGTCTTGATGGTGATTGAAAATCTATTAGTGCCACCTCTGTCTGAAAAGCCTTCCCAACAGCGACCCCTTACACGTAAGGAGTTGGATATTGTCTACCACTGGCTGGACTTGCTTTTCCAATTCTTCAATGCCAGAGACGATTCAGGAGAGCAGCTAGGTGTTCCAGCAGAGACCCTCAAGTCGCCTAAGTGGCACGAGCTGGCATCGCTGAACTTCTTCTATTTCGAGGATACTAATAGTCTCATACGCGAGTCGGAAAGAATGGCAGCTGCAACAACAGAACGCGCACGCCTGGCTCTCCAGCAGCAGAACTCACAGAGTAACCGCCTGTCAGCTCCGGCTGCTCTCGGAGCCTCGCTGGGCGGCGCAGGGTCGTTCGCAAGCATGGGTACCATCAGGCGTGGCAAGAGTATTATGATGAGTCGTAATCTGGGCACTATGCgaaaggccaaggaggccAAGCGCCGCGAAGCGCAAGCTGATCCGAGCGACGATATGATCTTACGCATCCTCCGTATGCGGCCAGAAGCAGCGCACTATCTCAAGGACCGACATCGTCAGAAGGAGAGACAGGCTGCCACAGCTGCTGCGGCGCTGATTGTCAAGAATAGTGTAACGCAAGGTTGGAACTCGTCTGCGGGCCCTGCTTTCAGTGGTAACTTTGGGCGTAACAACTTACCGAGGCGATGA
- a CDS encoding hypothetical protein (EggNog:ENOG41) encodes MAPQPEKSQLKRPRGSLPDDETETKKPRRAERLEADPDKTPIVNKQHLPSPLTHLTDDSNELNKEPTATPPGQKQHEITPKKTEDTYSQGQALSSPPQDTQPLSQFVDRHPAISDDIEDEIREGVWGYLVPLDPKYGDKPIVLKKRSACPLPDTVADSAKQDNKHHTNENGKSAAMKDEEAFEKKKEKGVSSGGYLIGRHPECDIVVNDGIVSNRHCLIFTENKGNDTVAIVEDLSSNGTYVNEAIVGRNQRRELEEQDEIAVHGKARFVFRYPQSRQTSAFLQQYTLLEKLGKGHFAEVYLCVEKATGQRFAVKIFTKHPGVEDRSKTEGLQQEIGVLMGVSHPNVLCLKDTFNERDRVYLVLELAPEGELFNYIVMKQKLSEDESRKLFVQLFQGIKYLHERNIVHRDIKPENILLVDKNLHVKLADFGLAKIIGEESFTTTLCGTPSYVAPEILADSKQRKYTKAVDVWSLGVVLYICLCGFPPFSDELYSRDFPFTLSQQIKSGRFDYPSPYWDSVGDPALDLIDSMLIVDPEKRFTIDQCLQHPWLTQSSPGVNDSTGGLVGGIAGLEVNRRAPARERTLLASLNTVQVTAQLEVGKDKNPVKVFSKNKGRVTNVAKESDPAAQRAPDEFIEMGGKGDQELFADDDSSIYPIGDNGEKIKANKAKR; translated from the exons ATGGCTCCGCAACCCGAGAAGAGCCAATTGAAGCGCCCGCGC GGCTCGTTGCCAgatgatgagactgagaccaAGAAACCTCGCCGAGCTGAGCGCCTCGAGGCTGATCCAGACAAGACCCCAATTGTCAACAAGCAGCATCTGCCATCACCTCTCACACATCTTACCGATGACTCCAACGAGCTCAACAAAGAGCCAACCGCGACCCCCCCGGGACAGAAGCAACACGAGATAACTCCCAAGAAGACTGAGGACACATattctcaaggccaagcgcTATCGTCACCACCTCAAGACACTCAGCCGCTCAGTCAGTTCGTTGATCGCCACCCTGCCATCTCCGACGACATCGAAGACGAAATTCGCGAAGGCGTCTGGGGATATCTCGTTCCACTTGATCCGAAGTACGGTGATAAGCCGATTGTCCTGAAGAAACGAAGCGCATGCCCCCTACCAGACACAGTGGCCGATTCCGCCAAGCAGGATAACAAACATCACACCAACGAGAACGGCAAGTCCGCTGCGATgaaagatgaagaggccttcgagaagaagaaggagaagggcgTCTCTTCTGGTGGCTATCTGATTGGACGACATCCCGAGTGTG ACATTGTTGTTAACGACGGTATTGTGTCGAACCGCCATTGCCTTATTTTCACCGAAAATAAAGGTAACGATACTGTCGCAATTGTTGAGGATCTGTCGAGCAACGGGACGTACGTCAACGAAGCCATCGTGGGCCGAAATCAGCGCCGCGAACTTGAGGAGCAAGACGAGATTGCTGTCCACGGCAAGGCGCGTTTTGTCTTCCGCTACCCCCAGAGTCGACAGACAAGCGCTTTTCTCCAACAGTACACTCTTTTAGAGAAGCTTGGAAAGGGTCATTTTGCCGAGGTTTATCTATGCGTTGAGAAGGCCACTGGTCAGCGCTTTGCAGTCAAGATTTTCACGAAGCACCCTGGCGTGGAGGATCGCTCAAAGACGGAGGGCTTGCAGCAGGAAATCGGCGTATTGATGGGGGTTAGTCACCCGAACGTTCTCTGCCTAAAGGACACCTTCAACGAACGTGATCGCGTATACTTGGTGCTCGAGTTAGCACCAGAGGGAGAACTTTTCAACTACATTgtgatgaagcagaagctcaGCGAAGATGAGTCAAGGAAGTTATTTGTGCAGCTCTTCCAGGGTATCAAGTACTTG CATGAACGTAACATTGTGCACCGAGATATCAAGCCTGAAAATATTCTGCTGGTCGATAAGAATCTGCATGTAAAGCTTGCTGACTTTGGCCTGGCCAAAATTATTGGAGAAGAGTCTTTCACAACTACACTATGTGGAACGCCCAGCTATGTTGCGCCTGAGATCCTTGCAGACTCCAAGCAGCGCAAGTACACAAAGGCAGTTGATGTCTGGTCTTTGGGAGTTGTGCTTTACATTTGCTTGTGTGGTTTCCCACCTTTCTCCGATGAGCTTTACTCGCGCGACTTCCCCTTCACCCTGTCCCAGCAGATTAAGAGTGGCCGTTTCGACTACCCTTCCCCTTATTGGGACTCCGTCGGAGACCCAGCAC TCGACCTCATTGACTCTATGTTGATCGTTGATCCTGAGAAGAGATTCACGATTGACCAGTGCCTGCAACATCCGTGGCTCACACAGAGTAGCCCGGGTGTAAATGACAGCACTGGTGGTCTCGTCGGAGGCATTGCAGGCCTGGAGGTCAACCGAAGAGCCCCTGCTCGTGAGCGAACCTTGCTGGCCTCTCTCAACACTGTGCAGGTCACTGCTCAGCTTGAAGTtggcaaggacaagaacCCTGTGAAGGTGTTCTCAAAGAACAAAGGTCGTGTTACCAATGTGGCAAAGGAGTCTGACCCTGCCGCTCAACGGGCACCAGACGAATTTATTGAGATGGGAGGTAAGGGCGACCAAGAATTATTCGCGGATGATGATTCGAGCATTTACCCAATAGGTGATAAtggcgagaagatcaaggcgaACAAGGCCAAGCGATAA
- the URA6 gene encoding bifunctional uridylate/adenylate kinase (BUSCO:EOG09264O6J), producing MPAIEQDAPATIAPQKSTPTFDPKDVTVIFVLGGPGAGKGTQCSKLVSDHGFCHLSAGDLLRAEQERPGSQYGDLIKDYIRNGLIVPMEVTIALLENAMAADLKAKNSQKGRFLIDGFPRKMDQAVKFEETVCPAKLVLFFDCPEDVMESRLLERGKTSGRDDDNAESIRKRFRTFIETSMPVVNRFEEVGKVLKLDATPPPDEVYANTEKALAERLGPDF from the coding sequence ATGCCTGCTATCGAACAAGATGCGCCCGCGACCATCGCGCCCCAAAAGTCAACTCCGACTTTCGACCCTAAGGATGTGACCGTCATCTTCGTTCTCGGCGGTCCTGGCGCTGGTAAGGGCACTCAGTGCTCCAAGCTTGTCTCAGATCACGGCTTCTGTCACTTGTCAGCTGGTGATCTTTTGCGCGCCGAACAGGAAAGACCCGGTTCACAATATGGAGACCTTATCAAGGATTATATTCGAAACGGCCTCATTGTTCCCATGGAGGTGACTATTGCTCTCCTCGAGAACGCCATGGCTGCCGACCTTAAGGCAAAGAATTCGCAAAAGGGGCGCTTCCTCATTGACGGCTTCCCCCGCAAGATGGACCAGGCCGTCAAGTTTGAAGAGACTGTCTGCCCCGCCAAGCTTGTTCTTTTCTTCGACTGCCCGGAGGATGTCATGGAGTCTCGTCTCCTCGAGCGTGGAAAGACCAGTGGTCGTGACGATGACAACGCCGAGAGTATCCGCAAGCGTTTCCGTACTTTCATCGAGACCAGCATGCCTGTCGTCAACCGTTTTGAGGAGGTTGGCAAGGTTCTCAAGCTCGATGCTACCCCTCCTCCTGACGAGGTCTATGCCAATACTGAAAAGGCCCTTGCTGAGAGGCTGGGCCCTGACTTTTAG
- a CDS encoding hypothetical protein (EggNog:ENOG41) — MSPILSYADQIVSMYRNKTSAGFSLDIPLIMLVASFLRIFYWPQAQYDTSLLLQSLLMVIVQIALLKVALDYRPPPPTKGGEAGLPFAGADDGLMGFQRPYNFWQWRSPRRYWHAIMYFAAGLVFLELLLSQMPGLYAVYANTIGCIGLGVEATLPIPQILVNMRSRSSKGLRLSVLAAWIGGDTMKLFWFFTSKAGIPWSFKISGMFQASCDFFLGFQYLLYNRPEEPAQIKEHPMVEWEAPKSTTRSHSRSLTPTRRPAPFVGAEEAK; from the exons ATGTCGCCCATCCTCTCCTACGCCGACCAAATCGTCTCCATGTACCGAAATAAGACCAGTGCGGGCTTCTCGCTCGACATCCCTCTCATCATGCTTGTCGCGTCTTTCCTGAG AATCTTCTACTGGCCCCAAGCGCAATACGATACGAGTCTGCTCCTTCAGTCGCTGCTGATGGTCATTGTCCAAATAGCTCTCCTGAAAGTCGCCCTCGACTACCGACCTCCACCACCTACTAAGGGTGGCGAGGCCGGTTTGCCATTTGCCGGTGCTGATGATGGTTTAATGGGCTTCCAGCGCCCCTATAACTTCTGGCAATGGCGATCCCCTCGACG ATACTGGCATGCTATTATGTATTTTGCGGCTGGTCTTGTGTTTTTGGAGCTTCTCCTTTCCCAGATGCCCGGATTGTACGCCGTATATGCGAACACCATCGGATGCATTGGACTCGGCGTGGAAGCGACTCTCCCTATCCCTCAGATCTTGGTCAACATGCGGTCCAGGTCATCTAAAGGCCTCAGATTATCGGTTCTGGCCGCGTGGATTGGCGGTGATACCATGAAGCTTTTCTGGTTCTTTACATCAAAAGCCGGAATTCCTTGGTCGTTCAAGATCTCCGGTATGTTCCAGGCTTCGTGCGACTTCTTCCTTGGTTTCCAGTACTTGCTTTACAATAGACCCGAGGAACCAGCGCAAATCAAGGAACACCCCATGGTCGAATGGGAAGCACCCAAGTCAACTACACGAAGTCATAGCCGGAGTCTTACCCCTACGCGACGACCCGCACCATTTGTTGGCGCCGAAGAGGCTAAATAA
- a CDS encoding hypothetical protein (EggNog:ENOG41), which yields MDKITDRIAALPADGTYFSLEFFPPKTAMGFSNLRDRLHRMERALRPLFVNVTWGAGGSTSQKSLELAELCQREVGLTTCLHLTCTNMSKKLIDEALSDAKALGIRNILALRGDPPRREEYRDPEDSEDDGGQDFNWAIDLVRYIRKAHGDYFCIGVAAYPEGHAEESHPLGQSLEHDLPYLVQKVQAGADFIQTQLFFDIEAYDHFETTLREHPSGAFEGIPIIPGLMPIQSYQMIKRTTKLSHAKIPDHLLARLDAVKGDDERVKMVGVDIVSELIDKIKDIKSKTPGPKGFHFYTLNLEKAVSFILERANLIPDPPENEEAIAVDELAIPSLQINGSANMRSSSHSRSRQSRRHSSVASDPHNRVIVGDRPAIYPEWEATGQEAGVRAEAINTRANTLAISEGEGVLGREATWDDFPNGRFGDARSPAYGEIDGYGVSLHMSVTQAVKLWGYPKKRQDINDLFVKHIQGELSAIPWSEEELRAESSTIQPNLLQLNRKGWWTVASQPAVNGLRSSDGTFGWGPPNGFVFQKSFVEFFIPTNEWDILKAKLTSPELQDSVCFYASNARGDYLASDSSDHVNGSTEAGPSTNAVTWGVFPGKEIITPTIIEEVSFRAWSEEAFGIWGEWAKVYGRGSESEKLLSGIKDDYWLVNVIHHDFVERDALWQLLLS from the coding sequence ATGGACAAGATCACCGATCGCATCGCTGCTCTGCCAGCTGATGGCACATACTTCTCTCTCGAATTCTTCCCGCCCAAGACCGCCATGGGCTTCTCTAACTTGCGAGACCGTCTTCACCGAATGGAGCGTGCCCTCCGACCGCTCTTTGTGAATGTCACCTGGGGTGCGGGCGGCAGTACATCTCAAAAATCACTTGAATTGGCCGAGCTGTGTCAGAGAGAGGTCGGGCTTACAACTTGCCTGCACCTAACATGCACCAATATGAGCAAGAAATTGATCGATGAGGCACTTTCAGACGCGAAAGCACTGGGAATCAGGAACATTTTGGCCCTCCGAGGTGATCCCCCACGAAGAGAAGAATACCGCGACCCAGAAGATTCAGAAGACGATGGAGGCCAGGACTTCAACTGGGCTATTGATCTGGTCAGATATATCCGCAAGGCACATGGAGACTACTTCTGTATTGGTGTTGCTGCCTACCCCGAGGGACATGCCGAAGAGAGCCATCCTCTCGGACAAAGCTTGGAGCATGATCTCCCTTACCTCGTGCAAAAGGTGCAGGCTGGTGCCGACTTCATCCAAACCCAGCTTTTCTTCGACATCGAAGCATACGATCACTTCGAGACCACATTAAGGGAACACCCCAGCGGTGCCTTCGAGGGCATTCCCATCATTCCAGGACTCATGCCAATCCAGAGCTACCAGATGATCAAGCGCACAACCAAGCTGAGCCATGCCAAAATCCCAGACCATCTCCTCGCACGCCTCGACGCTGTCAAAGGTGATGATGAACGGGTAAAGATGGTCGGGGTGGATATCGTCAGTGAATTGATAGACAAAATCAAGGAcatcaagtccaagacaCCGGGTCCAAAAGGCTTCCACTTTTACACGCTCAACCTGGAGAAGGCCGTATCTTTCATTCTGGAGCGGGCGAATCTCATCCCTGACCCTCCGGAGAacgaagaagccatcgcaGTGGACGAACTTGCCATTCCCTCGCTACAGATCAATGGCAGCGCCAACATGCGTTCTAGCAGCCACTCCCGCTCCCGGCAGTCAAGAAGACATTCTTCTGTTGCCTCAGACCCCCACAATCGTGTGATTGTTGGTGATAGGCCAGCGATATATCCCGAGTGGGAGGCTACTGGACAGGAGGCCGGTGTGCGTGCCGAAGCAATCAATACCCGTGCAAACACTCTCGCCATTTCGGAGGGCGAAGGCGTTTTGGGCCGCGAGGCGACGTGGGATGATTTTCCCAATGGTCGTTTTGGTGACGCCCGATCCCCCGCCTATGGTGAGATTGACGGATACGGCGTAAGCCTCCATATGTCTGTAACGCAGGCTGTCAAACTTTGGGGTTACCCCAAGAAACGGCAGGATATCAACGACCTGTTCGTCAAGCATATTCAGGGGGAGCTCTCCGCCATCCCTTGGAGCGAGGAGGAGCTTCGGGCTGAGAGTTCAACCATTCAACCTAACCTCCTGCAACTTAACCGCAAGGGCTGGTGGACTGTCGCCTCCCAGCCTGCCGTCAACGGCTTGCGATCCAGCGACGGCACCTTTGGCTGGGGTCCACCCAACGGCTTTGTCTTTCAGAAGTCGTTCGTCGAATTCTTCATCCCCACCAACGAATGGGACATTCTCAAGGCTAAGCTTACGTCGCCGGAGCTGCAAGACTCTGTATGCTTCTACGCCAGCAATGCACGCGGAGATTATCTCGCATCGGACAGCAGCGATCACGTGAACGGTTCGACGGAAGCCGGTCCGTCTACAAATGCCGTGACATGGGGTGTGTTCCCCGGAAAGGAGATCATCACGCCTACTATTATTGAGGAGGTTAGTTTCCGAGCTTGGAGCGAGGAGGCTTTTGGAATCTGGGGTGAATGGGCCAAGGTTTACGGTCGGGGTTCTGAGAGTGAGAAACTTTTGAGCGGCATCAAGGATGATTATTGGCTGGTTAACGTGATTCATCATGACTTTGTGGAAAGAGATGCCTTGTGGCAGCTTTTGTTAAGTTGA